Below is a genomic region from Actinomyces weissii.
GGGAAGGTCTGCTTGATCACGGCGATGTTGTCCGTGAACGTTGCCTGGGAGTCGATGCGGACGACGTAGAGGTCAATCAGTTCCATCTGGGAGCGCAGGGTATCCTCGCTGATACCCGTCTGCTCGGCCAGCTGGTTGAAGTCCACCAGCGCGGTGGAGTCACCGTACAGGGGCAGCCAGTCGGCGGGCACCGCGAAGCTCAGCTGGCTGCTGGGGGCGGTGACGATCTGGGTGCCTGGGGCGGCCTCCTTCTTGGGCCGCTCAGTCTTCTCAGTCTTCTCTGGAGTCGCAGGGGTGCTGTCGCTGTCGCTGGCGCCTTCACTGGCTGCTGCGCTGCTGGGCGAGCTGGCGGTCCTGCTGGCACCCGGTCCGGGCAGAAGCGAGCAGCCGGAGGAGAGCAGGGCCAGGGCGGTCGCGCACACCACCAGGGCTGCTCGGGGGCGAAGAGTGAATACCGACATGGGTGCTCCTTGGGTACTGGTTGAAGAGGACTCGGGCTGCCGTCCCGCTCCTGAAGACCATAGGGAAAGTCGCAGGGCCAAGGAATGGGGCCTGCACCCCGTCCTGCAGGCTTGCGCTGAGGGCCGACCCTTAGCGCAGGGTGCTGGCAACTACCCCGAGCAGCTCCTCGGCGCGCTCGGTGGAGAAGGTATAGATCCGGCTGGTCACCTGGGATCCCTGGGGCCTGGGCAGGTAGGCGTGCGCGATGTACACGCCGTCGCCGGGGTTGTAGGTGACCCCGTAGTGGATGGTCCCGTTGGCAGACTCCACTGAGGAGATCTTCACGACGGTGAGCCCGTTCTCGGCGGCATAGTCGTTTATGAGCTTCTCGATGACCTCCTGGGGCAGGGGTAGCGCGATCTTGGAGCAGATCATCTGCTCACGGTAGCCTTCAGCGTTCCAGGTGGGGGCCGTGGCCATCAGGTCCATGAGAGACGTGCTGGTCTCCAGCTCGGAGGTCTCCAGGCCGGTGATCTCGGCGAGGCGCTGCTTCTCGCTGGCGTTAAAGGCGTTGAAGACCTCCCAGGAGGCTGGCACCGCGAAGGAGATGCTGGTCAGCGGCGCCTTGGCCGTCTGGTAGCCCGCTGGCGGCGTGGCTGGCGGTGCAGGCGTGTTCCTCCAGGACGCCGCCGGGCGGCTGGGCGTAGGGGTGGGCGTGGGGGACAGGGACGGCAGCGGCACTACCTCGAAGCTGCCGTGTTTGGTCGGCTTGTGCGACTCTGTCGGCTGTGCCGTGGCGGCAGCGCCTGCCGTGCTGGTGGGCTTGCTGCTGGCCTGGTGGCTCCTGCTGGCACAGGCGCTCAGAGACAGTCCCAGGCACAACAGGGAAACGGTTAGCAGGGCGGGAGGGCGACGGCGCATTTGGGCCTCCGTAGTTCAGGGGCAGGGTCTGGCAGGTGCTAGGGACTGTGCAGGTGCCAGGTGGGCCCCATGTTAGACCGGTCGCAGAGCCGCAAGATCGCACATGGGTAGCCCTCTCCAGCCAGACGGACGCTCCCCCGCTAGGGGGAGACGACGTCGCGGCGGTCAGCCTGCGGCAGGAGGCGTGCTGCAGCAGGGCCGAATAGTGTGGGGAGGCGCCGACGGTGCACGCGTGCTGGCGCCGACCACCCGCCCGCACCGCGTGCTTCTGACTGTGCGGCCGCACAGCCTCAGCCGTGCGGCCACCCTCCCCGCACAAGACCCTTAAGGCAGAAGGACCTGGACAGATGACGACCAGTAGGAGACTCAAGGAACCGCTGCTGGTGAGGGTACTGCCTGGGCTGCTATACGCCATCGCTGTGCTGGCGCTAGTTAGCAGCGTGCTCAGTGGCGTGCCGGTCGTGGAGCGGGCCACGGGCTTCCTGCTGACCTGGGTGGTTCCCCTCCCGGTGCTGGACTGGTTCTCCGCGATCGTCACCTTCCTACTGGCTGCGGGCATGGAACGCCGTAAGCGCACCGCCTGGAGGATCCTGGTCTTCCTGGCTGGCCTGCACGCGGTCCTGCTGGCGCTGACGCTGCCCACGCTGCTGCTGGCGGACCTGGCGGCGGAGGCGGAGGAGTACGACCCGTTGGTGGTGTACGTCCTGGGGGAGAACCTGCTACTGCTGGTGGCGGTGCTGGTGGTCCTGTTCCTCTACCGCAGGTACTACACGGTGCGCTCCCAGCCAGGCAACCTCCGCCGGGCGACATTGGCATTCCTGCTCCTGGCGGGCACGGTCACCGCCGTCGTCATAGTGGCAACGGGGCTGCTGGACGGCTTCGGCGCGGAGCAGATGCTGTCCCTGCTCACCGGTGAGGGTCCCCAGGGCTGGCTCACCAGCCTGCTGGGGCTGGGGTGGGCACTGGCCTTCATTCTGGCCTTCTGGATGCTGCTGCGCTCCCAGAAGGAGGACGCGCGTATCAGCACGGAGGAGGAGCTGCGGGTACGTGAGCTGCTGGCCGCCCACCCGCAGGACTCCCTGGGGTACTTCGCCACCCGCCGTGACAAGTCAGCCCTGCTCAACGAGCACGGTGGCGTCACCTACCGCGTGAGCCTGGGAGTGGCGCTGGCCTCCGGTGACCCCCTGGGTGACCCGGTCACCTGGGTGTCCTCCGTCCAGTCCTTCCTGCGCCACGCCGCCGCCTACGGCTGGACCCCCGCCGTCGTCGGGGCCTCGGAGGCGGGTGCCCGGGCTTACCTGGAGGCCGGTCTGCGGGCCCTGCATATCGGCGACGAGGCTGTGCTGCGCTCCGCCACCTTCCGGCTGGACGCCCTGCCTGAGGTGCGGCGGGCCGTGCGTCACCTGAGCCGGATGGGCTATACCGTGCGCATCCGCCGTCACCGCTCGATCCCTACCGAGGAGCTGGCCAGGCTCGGCGCCCTGGCAGACAGTTGGCTGGCCGGGGAGCCGGAGCGGGGCTTCTCGATGGCGCTGGGCCGCCTGGCTGACCCCGCTGACGGCTACTGCGTGATGGTGGAGGCCCTGTTCCCGCCGCAGGACCCGCGCGGCGAGGTGGCGGCCCTGCTGTCCTTCGCCCCCTGGGGCGCGGACGGGCTCAGCCTGGACGTGATGCGCCGTCACCCGCAGGCGGACAACGGCGTGAACGAGCTCATGGTCTCCTCCTTGATGGCGCAGGGCCGGGAGCTGGGAGTGACCCAGGTGTCATTGAACTTCGCCGTGTTCCGCTCCGCCTTCACGCAGGGGGCCCGCCTGGGGGCTGGGCCCTTCCAGCGGCTGTGGCGGCGTCTGCTGCTCCTGGCCTCCCACTGGTGGCAGCTGGAGTCGCTCTACCGCTCCAACGCCAAGTACGAGCCCGATTGGGTGCCCCGCCTGGTCTGCTACCACGACGCCGGAGACCTGGCCCAGGTCGCCCTGGCCACCGCCGTCGCCGAGGGCTTCGTGACCGTGCCCCGCTGGTGCGCCCCGGAGCAGACGGCGCAGCCTCGCCGTTGCGAGGGGTGCTCCGCCCAGCTCCTGGCGGCCACGGTAGGGGCTGTGAAGGCTCGCGGTGACACTGGGCCGCGCCGCTCCCGCCAGCAGGAGGCCCGGCTGGCCTGCCGGGCGAGCATGCTGGAGCAGGGACTGGCCCCGTACCCCGCCAGCGTGCCGGTGGACGCCCGCTGCGCGCAGGCCGCAGGCGGCTGCACGGTGGCGGGCCGGGTGCTGGCCGTGCGTGATCACGGCGGCGTCGTCTTCGCGGACCTGCGGGACTGGAGCGGGGACCTGCAGGTGGTGCTGGAGACCGGCCGGGCCGGGGGCCAGGCCGTGGACCGCTTCCGCCGCCTGGTGCGGGCGGGAGACCAGGTGGCCGTCACCGGCGTCCTGGCCGCCTCCCGTACCGGCACGCGCAGCCTCCTGGCGGACACCTGGCAGATGACCTCCAAGGCCCTGCTGCCCCTGCCGGACAAGCGCCGCGGGATCCGCGACCCGGAGGCCCGGGTGCGGCAGCGTCACCTGGCCCTGATAACCAGCCAGCGCCAGCGCCAGATGCTGGTGGCCCGCTCCCAGGCGGTGCAGGCCGTCCGCAACACCCTGCTGGAGCGCGGCTACCTGGAGGTGGAGACCCCGATCCTCCAGGCGGTGCACGGCGGGGCCAATGCCCGGCCCTTCCGCACCCACATCAACGCCTACGACCTGGACCTCTACCTGCGTATCGCCCCTGAGCTGTACCTCAAGCGGCTGATGGTGGGCGGCCTGGACCGGGTCTTCGAGATTGGGCGCAACTTCCGCAACGAGGGTGCCGACGCCACCCACAACCCCGAGTTCACCATGCTGGAGGCCTACCAGTCCTACGGCGACTACCACACCATGAAGGACGTGGTGCGAGACCTGACCATCGCGGCGGCTCAGGCCGCCCTGGGCACCACCGTGGTGCGCGGCCAGGTCGGCGGAGTGGAGCATGAGATCGACCTGGCGGCCCCCTGGCGCAGCGTCACCGTGTGCGACGCCGTCTCCGCCGGGTTGGGTGAGCCGGTGGACACCAGCACCCCGGTGGAGGAGCTGCGCGCCCACGCAGGCCGCCTGGGAATCAGCTGCGACCCGCGCTGGGGCTGGGGCGAGCTGGTGCAGGAGCTGTACGAGCACCTGGCGGAGGGCACCACGGTGGGCCCCACCTTCTTCACGGACTTCCCGGCGCAGACCTCCCCCCTGACCCGCCCGCACCGCCAGGACCCGGTGCTGGCCGAGCGCTGGGACCTGATCGTCTTCGGGGCGGAGGTGGGCACGGCTTACTCTGAGCTGGTGGACCCGGTGATCCAGCGCGAACGGCTGACCGCTCAGTCCCTGGCCGCCGCCGACGGGGACCCGGAGGCCATGGAGCTGGACGAGTCCTTCCTGCAGGCCCTGGAGCAGGGCATGCCGCCCACCGGCGGGCTCGGGGTCGGCCTGGACCGGCTGGTCATGATGCTTACGGGGGCCTCCATCCGGGAGACCATCGCCTTCCCCCTGGTCAGGCCGCAGCGATGAGCGGCCCGCGCGCCACCCGGCCCGCACCGGCGGGGCAGCCTAGACAGCCTGAGGTGCCTGGGCGGTCCGAGGGTGCTGAGCGGTCCGCCAAGTCCGGGCCGACGGCGCAGCCGCGGCAGACCGTCAGGGGGCCGGGGCGGGGCCAGGTGCAGGAGCGGGACCTGGGCCGGGGCCAGGTGCAGGGCCAGGACCAGGGCCGGGGGCGGCTGCTGTCCCGGCTGCTGGCCGGGCTGGTCGTGGTCACCTACAACAGCTGGGTGCTCTGGTGGCTCAACGACGACCCCCTGGTCATGCACGGCTACCTGTCCGAGCTGGCGGCCCAGGACCAGCCCTACCAGTGGCTCTTCCGCCTGGGTGACCTGCTGGCCGCTGTCGGCTTCCTGCTGACGGCCTGGTGGGGGCGCCGCGCCTGGAGTCACTGGCTGGGTCCCTGGGCGCGGTGGGTGGCTGCGGCCGTAGCGGTGGCCGGGCTGGGTACGGCCCTGGACGTCTCCTGCAACCTGCCCTGTGCGGAGAGCCGGGACCCGGTGTGCGCCGCCACCCCCTACCTGGTGCGGCACCTGCACGAGCTGGCCTCCGTGCTGGTGGGGGCGGCGCTGGTGGCGGCTATCGCCCTGGTGGCCTGGGCCCTGGCACGGCGCGACGGCTGGGGGTGGCGGTCTATGGGGGTGGCGGGCCTGGCCCTGCTGGTGTCCGGCCTGATGGTGGGCAGCGTGCTGCTGCCCCTGGTCCTGCCTGCCTCCCGGGGCCCGGTGCAGGCGCTGCAGGTGCTCCTGTGCTCAGCCTGGGTGGCGCTGCTGGCGCTGCGGCTGGAGGGCGCGGGCCGTGCGTGAGCTGCGAGGCGCCGGTAGGTCGGCTGCGGTGGACAGGCCGGTGGCTGGGGTGCCAGCTGCCTTGACGACGCCGTGGCGGCGCCGTCTGCTGGGGCACTGGGTGGTCTGCTGGCCGGGGCACAGCGCGAGCCGGTCATCGGAACGGTATCAGGAACAGGCCCAGGGGCAGGCGCAGGACCCGGTTCAGGAGCAGTTCCGGGAACCTGCCCAGGCACCGACTGTGCTGCTGCTCAACGGCTGCGGGCTGGGTGCGGCCAGCTGGCAGAAGGTGGTGGACGGGCTGGCGGGACACCGGGTGATCGCCGTCGACCGGCCAGCCTACCAGGGCGGGTACAGCGCCCCGCCGCCCAGCCTACCGGGGCTCACGCGCCTAGTCTCCCGGCTGCTGCAGGAGGTGGCTGCGGGACCGGTGGTGGTGGTCGCCCACTCGATGGCGGCCTTCCAGGCGGAGGCCCTGGCCCGTCTGCACCCGGAGCAGGTGGCGGGGGTGGTGCTGGTGGACCCCTCCATGCTCTCCCGCCGTCTGCTGCGCCCCCTGAGTCCGCGCACCGCCCGCCGCGCCAGCAGCCTGGTGCGCCTCGCCCTGCACTGTCCGCCGGTGCAGGTGATAGCGGCCGGGGGCTGGCGCGAGGCCTTGAGGTGGCAGACCCGTGACCCGCAGGCGGTGGTGGTGGAGCCCTGGGCGGGCACCTGGGCCGGTCCTGAGGCGCTCGCGGACGCCGCCGCCCAGTGGCTCTCCTTCGGGGGGCAGGTGGAGGCGCTCTGGCAGCTGCGGGCACGGCAGAAGCGGTCCTGCCAGGTGCCTGCCGTGGTGCTGGAGGCGCC
It encodes:
- the lysX gene encoding bifunctional lysylphosphatidylglycerol synthetase/lysine--tRNA ligase LysX, with amino-acid sequence MTTSRRLKEPLLVRVLPGLLYAIAVLALVSSVLSGVPVVERATGFLLTWVVPLPVLDWFSAIVTFLLAAGMERRKRTAWRILVFLAGLHAVLLALTLPTLLLADLAAEAEEYDPLVVYVLGENLLLLVAVLVVLFLYRRYYTVRSQPGNLRRATLAFLLLAGTVTAVVIVATGLLDGFGAEQMLSLLTGEGPQGWLTSLLGLGWALAFILAFWMLLRSQKEDARISTEEELRVRELLAAHPQDSLGYFATRRDKSALLNEHGGVTYRVSLGVALASGDPLGDPVTWVSSVQSFLRHAAAYGWTPAVVGASEAGARAYLEAGLRALHIGDEAVLRSATFRLDALPEVRRAVRHLSRMGYTVRIRRHRSIPTEELARLGALADSWLAGEPERGFSMALGRLADPADGYCVMVEALFPPQDPRGEVAALLSFAPWGADGLSLDVMRRHPQADNGVNELMVSSLMAQGRELGVTQVSLNFAVFRSAFTQGARLGAGPFQRLWRRLLLLASHWWQLESLYRSNAKYEPDWVPRLVCYHDAGDLAQVALATAVAEGFVTVPRWCAPEQTAQPRRCEGCSAQLLAATVGAVKARGDTGPRRSRQQEARLACRASMLEQGLAPYPASVPVDARCAQAAGGCTVAGRVLAVRDHGGVVFADLRDWSGDLQVVLETGRAGGQAVDRFRRLVRAGDQVAVTGVLAASRTGTRSLLADTWQMTSKALLPLPDKRRGIRDPEARVRQRHLALITSQRQRQMLVARSQAVQAVRNTLLERGYLEVETPILQAVHGGANARPFRTHINAYDLDLYLRIAPELYLKRLMVGGLDRVFEIGRNFRNEGADATHNPEFTMLEAYQSYGDYHTMKDVVRDLTIAAAQAALGTTVVRGQVGGVEHEIDLAAPWRSVTVCDAVSAGLGEPVDTSTPVEELRAHAGRLGISCDPRWGWGELVQELYEHLAEGTTVGPTFFTDFPAQTSPLTRPHRQDPVLAERWDLIVFGAEVGTAYSELVDPVIQRERLTAQSLAAADGDPEAMELDESFLQALEQGMPPTGGLGVGLDRLVMMLTGASIRETIAFPLVRPQR
- a CDS encoding DUF998 domain-containing protein translates to MPGRSEGAERSAKSGPTAQPRQTVRGPGRGQVQERDLGRGQVQGQDQGRGRLLSRLLAGLVVVTYNSWVLWWLNDDPLVMHGYLSELAAQDQPYQWLFRLGDLLAAVGFLLTAWWGRRAWSHWLGPWARWVAAAVAVAGLGTALDVSCNLPCAESRDPVCAATPYLVRHLHELASVLVGAALVAAIALVAWALARRDGWGWRSMGVAGLALLVSGLMVGSVLLPLVLPASRGPVQALQVLLCSAWVALLALRLEGAGRA
- a CDS encoding alpha/beta fold hydrolase; translated protein: MRELRGAGRSAAVDRPVAGVPAALTTPWRRRLLGHWVVCWPGHSASRSSERYQEQAQGQAQDPVQEQFREPAQAPTVLLLNGCGLGAASWQKVVDGLAGHRVIAVDRPAYQGGYSAPPPSLPGLTRLVSRLLQEVAAGPVVVVAHSMAAFQAEALARLHPEQVAGVVLVDPSMLSRRLLRPLSPRTARRASSLVRLALHCPPVQVIAAGGWREALRWQTRDPQAVVVEPWAGTWAGPEALADAAAQWLSFGGQVEALWQLRARQKRSCQVPAVVLEAPPVPTSQQVTVLADAFRTLRRRRVPGSRHLLMLDAPQVVVAEVKRLLQAAS